Sequence from the Bacillus thuringiensis genome:
GCGGGAACAAGAGTCTTGCAAATAATAGGCGCCAACCAAATGAGGATAGTGAATAATTTCGTTCGTAATCTGTAACAAATTGAACGATTGTTTTCTCCCAGTCTTTCTTTTTTTCTATCATCATATAGCGAATCAATTCTGCCATATCTCGAGTTGGGTGATCATACACCCAGTCAAAAGGAAGTTTGAGACGCTTCGTTTGATGCCATAATAAAGGTGTGAATCGTTCTTGGCAAATTGTTGCTGCATCAGTTAATTGCGGCGTATCATCCATTTCTGTATCAACAACATATTGAATTGCATTTTCTGCAACTCCTAAGTAATACGGGAAGGATTCAATAAACAATTGATCGAATACGTCTGTAGGGTGGTTCATCACTTGTGATTGCCAAAACTTTTCTAATTGATCGAGCCTTTTTTCCCATAACGCTTTCCATTCACCAATGCGGCTTAATTGCTCAATTTCTTCTGGAAAGAATGCACCTCGTTTATGGAATATAGAAAGCTCACTTCCTAATGACGTAGCATGTCGTTCTAACGCACGCATACCTTTTAATAAACAGTAATTTTGTTCTTCTATCTCACTTACATAGTAGCCGTGTATAGTCGGAACGAAAGTCGCTACAGTTAAATCCCCTTGCTGGTTCATATAGTCACTGAGCTTTTTCATCTCTACAAGTACTTCTTCCTCCATTTCTCCAATTGGAACAAGTACATAAATTTTGTTGCGAATCCAAAAGCTTTTATAGGGGCCAAGGGGGATTAATTCTTTAACATGCATGTGATAATGCTCATAAATATGATGAATCATCGCAGTCGCCACCTATGGTTTTTCTTTATATATATGAGCTTGTGCTCGCCTTTCATTCCTATGCACATGATAAAGCAACGAAACGTATACAAATACTAAAAAGAAAAAAAGGTGATAAACATGAAAGAATCAAATCAACTACAAGAAAGAGCATTACAACTATTACAAGAACGTGGTGTAACAATTGACGATATTGCTGAGCTTGTTCATTTTCTTCAAAAAAAATATCATCCAAATTTAGAGATGTCAGAATGCCGTTATAACGTTGAGCGTGTATTATCAAAACGTGAAGTACAAAACGCACTGATTACAGGTATCGAACTCGATGTTCTTGCTGAAAAAGGAATGTTAAGTGAGCCGTTACAAGATATCGTAAAACGTGATGAAGGCTTATACGGGATTGATGAAGTAATCGCACTTTCTATCGTTAACGTGTACGGCTCTATCGGTTTCACGAACTTTGGATATATCGATAAATTAAAACCTGGTATTTTAGAATACTTAAATGATAAATCAACTGGAAAGGTGCATACATTCCTTGACGATATCGTTGGCGGAATTGCTGCCGCTGCTTCAAGCCGCTTAGCGCATAGAGCTGAGCACTCGGAATAAAGTGAGACTTTAATCAGTGGGGGTTTGCTTCATCCCCCACTGATTATTAGTCGAACCAATCGGACTTTTATGGGCAGTTGATCCCCCACCTAAATTCTTTGCTCTCGCTGAATTTTGAGGTGGGGGTCTTACTGCCCATTAAAGCGGGATAAAATACGAAAGACCGTCAGTTTCATACTGACGGTCTTTCGTATTTCATGAGCATAAATTCCCTTCCGCGGCTCAAAAAAATAGGACCTTGTTGAAAACCTATTTTTTTATATAGTTTAATCGCTCTTCTATTAAATGTCGCAACACTAAGTCGAAACGTTTTCGGCTTATATTCTTTCACAGCAAACGCTATGCCAGCTTGAAAAAACATTTTCCCCAGCCCTTTCCCTGTTAACACTGGCTTCATGCCAAGTCCGATATCAATTACATCTTCTTCACCATATAAATGAGCATCTCTTCCCCCTGGCACTTGTGCATTTTCCCCAAAACAAAAATAGCCGATAAACTCTCCCTTATCGTCACAACAGCCATAATACGTCCCATCTAATAATTCCTCTATTACTTCTTCCTCGCCTGAAAAACTATATAAATTATAAGGTTCTTCGTACGTCCACGTATTTATCTCATTTGCTTCTGCTACCGTTAACTTATGTATATCCATCCTTCTCTCCCCTAATCAAATATTCTATATATACTCATTCATTTTTCGCACCTCATTTCCCTTCAATTGAAATATGCATAATTACATACGCACACCTATGAAACAAATGGTACAATTTTATTTGAATCGCTGTTGCTACACTTCTTGATCAAAGAAAAGGCGTTAAAACGGATATTAGCGCCTTATCAAACTCAAGCAATTGGCACATTTTGTCATCATGAAAGACACTCGAAAGAGTGTCTTTTTTTTATCTCACAAGGACTTACTCATTTCAACATATAAACACATAAAATGATGTAACTCTTTACATGCATGAATCCTTTCCTCAAAGTTTTGAAGCAGATTCAAAATAAAAAAGCACTCTTGGCTAGAGTGCTTTTTACTTTCAAATAAGGAGGTTCCATAGTATGGATAGTACTCTCGTATTTAACTTCGGCATTGGTATTGTTATCATTTTATTTGTTTTCTTTGTTCTTTGTATGAGCGGGGTATAGCAATCTTTTATGCTGATAACTCCTTTAAAGTATCACTTAATTTAAACTTTCTTAATTGTAAGGAAGCAATCAACGCTGCCCCTGCTCCAAGTATCACACTAGCTAGAGCTAATATGAAAACTTGATTATACGGAATGATAATAACCGTTAACTCTAAACTTGATAATACGATATAGCTAAACAAAATCCCACCAAAAATGCCAATACAACCAGCTATCGCTCCAAGTAAAGTTCCCTCTAATAAAACGATCCGTCTCATTTGCTTCGGAATAGCTCCTACCGCACGAATCATACTAATTTCAGCACGTCTTTCATGCAAGCTTGCGACAATCGCATTCATTAATCCTATACCAGAAATAATGAAAACAATTACAACTAACAAGCGAATTAACATCATCATTTGCGATAATAACTGCTCTTGTTCTTTCAATAAATCATAACTATTTATAACTTCTACATTCTCTTTATTATTTGTAATCTCTTTTACTTGCTTCTTAATCGCTTCAAATGATTGATTAGAATTTGTCATAATTTGAATGGCTTCATATCCTTGTACGTGAAACTTATCGCGAGCCCATTGTTCATTTACGAAAATATCCAAACTCCTTAACCTTAATCCTTGCTCAATAATCGAAACGACTTTAATTGTTTGTTTTTCTTTCCCTTTTCCTTGTACGTCAACCGTATCATGCAACTGAAGCCCTAAATTTTTAGCCACTTCCTTCGTAATGACTCCCTCACCATCTTGTAATGGCTTATTTAAAGTTTGTCCTGCAATCACTTTCGCCTTTGTTACTTTCTGGTACGCTACAATATCGTTACCTACAACTTCCATTGAATCATAGTTCAAATTGTTTTTTTTCATAAATTCATACCATTCTTGATTCGCTTTTTTAAAGTCATAATTCACAAGCTTTGCGGTAAAGTCAGTAGCATTCCCAACACTCGATTCCACACCATCAATTTTTCTAACCTTCTCCATCCAACTAAACGGTAATGTTTCTATTCCTTGTGACTCTACCGGAATTCTTACTACTAAGTCCGCTGGTAAATGTTTTTGTAATCCTTTTTTCATACCTTCATACATAGAATTTACATACATCGTTCCAACAAGTGCTAACATAAAACCAAATGCTAATATAGCAACCGACACAGCTGCCTTGTTTCGATAACGAATTACATTCCGGCTACTAATCGTAGTTTCAATTCTTAATATCATTTGAAACGGTTTTGCAATCACTGGTGCTATCATACGAATAAATAACGGAATCGCCAATAATAAACCGATCGCAAATAAAAGCGCTCCTATCGCACTTGGATTAAAACCAATATACTGCTCTAATACGCTACCCGTGAGTCCAATAATGGTACCAATGATTAAAATGCTAAGGCTAAAAGCACTCCATCTTTTTTCTTTTTTTTCATCACTAGGAAGACCAGGACGAAGTGCTTGAACTGGTGGAATCTTTCTAACCATGAAAGCTGGTATAATGGCCCCTATGATAGACATAACAATCCCTAGTAAAAACGTAATGAGTAAAATCTCACCTGAGATTGAGAATGATGCTTTCCCTGCACCCTCAATATTCACCCATTTATTAATGAATGATGCAGCGATTGTTTGCGTACCTGCTCCAAGAATAACTCCTGCCAGCGATCCGATTGCTCCGATGCATAAAGCCTCTAATAAAACGACTACTATAATTTGATTTGGGTTACTACCGAGCGCACGTAATAATGCCCACTGCTTAAATCGACTTCTAACAGATAAGAAGAAACTTCCCATTATTAAAAGAGCTACAACAAATAAAGCAATACCACCTAAACTAAAAATTAACGGCTTCATTACATTTAGTCGTTCAAACGCCTTATCAACATAAGTACGTTGATCCACCTTTATATTTTCAATCTTTTTATGTACATCAAAAGCAATTGCTTTTTTCACATTTACATCTTGTACTTTCACTTGAATGAGATTGAATTGATTTGGTAGATTTAATTCTTTTTGAAGCCACTGGATTGGAAAATAAGCTCCATGCCCCATTGCCGCCATTAACGGTGGATTTAAAATGCCGACGACTTTCACAGTCTTTTCTCCATGCTGCGGGAATGGCAATTTAATCGTATCTCCCACCCGTATATTTTCACGATCTGTATACCCTTTTGTCAGTGCTACTTCAGCCCCTTCTTTCGGATATCGACCTTCTAATATTTTATAAGAATGCATTTCTGGAGAATCTTGCTCCACACCCCAATAGGACGGTTTTCCCGATAACTCTTTATAATTTGGAAAAGGATATGGTATAAGTACTTTTGATATTTTTTCGGCATTTTCTAAGCCATCTATTCCTTTTAAACTTTCATTATTTAAATACATATCATTTTTTATATAGCCAAATTGTAAATTATAATCTCCATACCGGCTTACTACTTGTTCCTTCACACTTTGTTCTACTGATTGATTACCTAGTAATAACATCGTCGCTAACATAACACCTAAAGCTGCACCGAGGGCAATCAACATATTTCGCAGCCAATTTTGTTTCATTGATTTTACCGCATACTTAATTACCCATCGCATCACCTTTACCTCCTACTTTAAAGTGGCAATTCATAATTTCTTGAATATGAGTAACTTGTTGCGGGATATTTCGAAACTTCCACCCTTTACTTTCAGCATGCTCATGAATCACTTCACCATCTAATAAGAAAACAACTTTATCAGCATGAGCCGCTACGAACGGGTCGTGCGTTACAACAACAGCTGTTTGTCCTAACTCATCACACGCATTTCGAAGTGCCGCGATGATATTTTTGCTATTTTCTGAGTCTAATGCCCCTGTTGGCTCATCCGCTAACATAATTGCCGGCTCATTTGCAAAAGCTCTTGCGATCGCAACCCTTTGCTGTTGCCCGCCTGATAACTGCGCTGGTAAATGTTTTTCTTTTCCCTTTAGCCCAACAAGCTCTAATAAACGAGTTGCGGTCACCGTTGCCTTCTTTTGCGAGACATTATCTAACAGTAACGGTAATCCTACATTTTCCTCCGCACTAAACACTGGAATCAAATTAAACTGCTGAAAAATAAAACCGATTTTATGCCTTCTAAATAAAGCGAGCTCTTTCTCTTTTAATGTTGAAATCTCTGTACCGTCAACTCGAATACTACCTACCGAAGGAATATCTAATCCACCTAATAGCTGCAATAAAGTCGTTTTCCCTGAACCACTTGCCCCCATAATACAAACAAAATCTCCTTTTTGAATTTGAAGATTAATGCCTTTTAATATTTTTACTTTACTATCCCCAATATCAAACGATTTTTCTAACCTTTCAATTTCAATAATATTCATCCCCATATCCCCTTCTCTCTCTATTCACCAATCTATATATTCTATTCAAAAATGCAAAATCCCTACTATTTTGTATTTTTTTGTCACACACTAATATTTCTCATGTCAGAAAAATTGACTCTCGTAAAAAAAGTAACCATAATAGTTACACGAATACATAAAAACTACTCACATATCCACAAATAGGAGGAAAAACAATGAAACATGTAATCGTTTATGCACACCCAAATACAGAAAGCTTCAACCATTCAATTTTAGAAACGGTAAAAAGTGAATTAGAAGAAAAAGGTCATGAAGTACGTGTTCGTGATCTATACAAATTAAACTTCAATCCAGTATTAGGCGCTTCCGATTTCATCTCATTTTCGCAAGGAAACACACCAGAAGATATTAAAGAAGAGCAAGAGCATATCTCTTGGGCTGATAGCATTACATTCATTTATCCAGTTTGGTGGGCGGGACTTCCAGCTATTTTAAAAGGATACGTTGACCGTGTATTTAGCCACGGCTTCGCTTATGCTTACGGTGAAAACGGTATTGAAAAGTTATTAAGCGGTAAACAAGGCTTATTATTATCTACAATGGGAAATACGAAAGAAGCATACACAGCAGGCGGTATGTTTGACGCAATGAAGAAAACAGCGGATGTTGGTATTTTTGAATTTACAGGAATTGAAACAATTGAGCATACATTCTATACGAGTGTTCCTTCTGTGGATGACAGTGTGCGTAAACAATATCTTGAAGAAGTTAAAGATGTTGTGAATCGTGCATTTTAATAAAAAAACTCCGGCTTTAACAACCGGAGTTTTTTATTTCATCATTAATTTCGGAATATATCTTTGAAGAATGCTTTCTAATTCATTCATATCTTCCTGTCTAATAAGTAAATTTACATTGTCATTCATTTTTTCGCGCCCGCGATATAAAAATATATTTTCTTTTGGATTTTCCCATGTCGATGTTTTATAGCCTTTTAATTCTTCGTATGAATAAAAGTTTAATCCGTCTACTACACCTTTTTCATATATTTGTACACTTTTAATAAGATGGATGGCTATTAAAGTCATAAAACAACTTGCTACAGCATGAATACCTAACTGAATGAGAAACTGTTCAACTGTATCAATATCCCCACTTACGTACTGAGCATATATATACATACATTGTCCAATGAAGTACGCTGGCCCAAGTAATGCAATCCAACGTCTTTTCACTCGTGGATATGTTGCAATAAGTTTTCCCGCACTTTTTTTCATTTCATTTATTGTATATATTTTCCATAGAACAAAAAACAAAACACATAATGTAAAAACAAACATAATACATGACATCCAGTACATTCTTATTCTCCCCCTTACATCATTACATTTAAATTTTACATTTTATATACTTATAGTACATATGCAATTATGCATAAAAAAACAGGTAACCTCTTTCGGTTACCTGCGTTTCCTTACATCTTCTCAATCCACTCCGTCAAGTTATGCACAACTTGCGTCGGTTGTACTTCATATTCTGTTAACTTCTCCACAGTTGTGACTCCAGTGTGGACAAGAAGCGTATGCATACCAGCATTTATTCCTGCTAAAATATCTGTATCGTAGTTATCCCCAACCATTAATGCTTCATTCTTTTCTATGCCAAGCACTTTCAAAGCTTGTTCCATAATGATTGATTCTGGTTTTCCGATAAAGATTGGATCCACACCTGTTGATACTGCTACAACTGATGTTAATGAACCGTTACCTGGTAATAATCCGCGCTCAGTCGGAATGGCAATGTCTCCATTTGTAGAAATAAACGTTGCGCCGTTACGCACAGCAAGACAAGCTTTTGCTAATTTTTCATATGTGATGTCACGATCTAAACCAACAACAACGAAATCAGGATTTTCATCCACAAGTTCAAATCCTTTTTCCACAAGTGCATCATGTAAGCCTTCTTCACCAATCATATATACAGTTGCATCTTGTTTACGTTCGTAAATGAAGTTCGCTGTTGCCATACTCGTTGTGAATACTTGCTCTGCTTTCGCTGGAATATCGAAACGAACAAGTTTTTCTGCCACCTGTTCTGGTTTACGCGTTGAGTTATTTGTAACAAATAAATACGGAATACCGCGCTCTCCTAATGCTTTTACGAAGTCGCTCGCTTCTTCAATTTGTTCTTCTCCGCGATACATTGTACCGTCTAAGTCAATTAAGTAACCTTTATACATCGATTATGTCTCTCCTTCTATGCTAACGTTCTCACCTTATCATACTACTCTTATATTACCCGCTTTTCCAAAAGAAAAAAACGCTTTACCTTAAAGCGCCCCATAACGTTCATTTTTTCTCTTTTATTTGGTAAGAACAACTACAATCGCCCTCGCACATATTTGCTAGCGTTTTCACATCTGCGTTCGCAAATAAACGATTATACATCTCTTTTTCATCTTCACACACTTGCGGGAATCTCTCAGCGATTTCCTTTAACGGACAGTTTTGTTTTTCAATTACGAAAGAGTTCTCTCCGTCTCTCTTAATTTGAACCATATAACCATTTTTCTCTTGCATAGCTGCTATCTCTTGCACTTTATATGCTAAATTCTTTTGGTTACTCACACGCTTTTGTAACTGTTCTTCCATACGCTTCGTTCTTTCTTTTAAAACGTAACGAAGTATTTTTTCATCGCCCATTCGCGCTAAATCTTCTAGCATATCAATTGCAAATTGCTTATACTCTTTCGGGAATGTATCTTCTCCCTTTTCGCTTAATCCATACAAATAAGTTGGTCTTCCGACATGTTGCCTTACCATCTTGGAATAGATGAAACCATCCTTCTCAAGATTACTTAAATGTCTTCGAATCGCCATTTCTGTAATCTCTAAAACTTCAGCTAGTTCCGCTACCGTGTGCTCTCCCTTTACTTTCAACAACTGCACAATTTCATCTTTCGTCGTACGTGCTTCCCCCATGCTTCACCCTTCTCCCTCACATACAATATAAGACCCCCAAAAGGCATTCTTTGGGGATCTTATAAGCATAATTATTCTGGTACAAATGCAGATACAGGCCCTAATTCCTTCTCTAAATAACTGCGAATATTTGCTGGGTATTTTTCTACCACTGCAATATGTTTTTGAATCGTCTTATATAATTCATCATGATTCATTTGAATATAATCTTGCGTAAGCATTTTTCGAAGAAGGATAATTTCTTTCATTCCTTGTCCATCTTCTGCACTTATCACTCGCTCGTCCATTAAAATATCAATAATATCTTCATAGCTTCCTGGGTCGCGCATAATAAATCCATCGATCATCGCATTCCCTACATCTAATACACAATCAATAATAAGATGGGCTATGCGCTCTAATGCGTAAAATTCAAACTCGGTTTCATATATCTTTTTCTCTTGAAATGTACTTGTTGCTCGTTCTAAACATACTAGCATTTGTTCTATTTTCTTTCTGTCTACAAAATACATGAATGTCACCTACCTGGAAATTAAAGCATTTACATTTTAATTGTAACGCTTTCTTCTGAAAAAATCGACAATTTTTCGAATTCACCTTTTCTCCGTTATTTGTTATAGTTATATTTGTATGATTTTTGAAATTGGAGGAATGGAATCTTGGAACGTGAACTCGCACTAGAAATTGTCCGTGTAACAGAAGCAGCAGCATTAGCATCCGCACAGTGGATGGGCCGCGGAAAAAAGAATGAAGCAGATGATGCAGCAACTACAGCAATGCGTGATATGTTCGATTCAGTAAACATGGCAGGTACAGTTGTAATTGGTGAAGGAGAACTTGATGAAGCACCGATGTTATATATTGGTGAAGAACTAGGAACAGGTAACGGTCCAGAAGTAGATATTGCCGTTGACCCATTAGAAGGTACAAACATCGTTGCAAAAGGTCTTGCAAATGCAATGGCAGTTATCGCAATCGCAGATAAAGGAAACCTTCTTCATGCTCCTGATATGTACATGGAAAAAATCGCGGTTGGTCCAAAAGCAGCTGGTAAAATTAGCTTAGATGATCCAATTGAAAAAACAATTGAAATTGTAGCGGAAGCTAACAATAAAAAGATTCGCGATCTAACAGTTATCGTTCAAGAACGTGAACGTCATCAAGATATTATTGATCGTGTTCGTGCAAAAGGTGCACGCGTAAAATTATTTGGTGACGGTGATGTTGGTGCGTCAATCGCAACAGCACTACCTGGAACTGGTATTGATTTATTCGTAGGTATCGGCGGAGCTCCAGAAGGCGTTATTTCTGCAGCAGCGCTAAAATGCCTTGAAGGTGAAATGCAAGCTCGCTTAGTTCCAATGAACGAAGAAGAAGAAGCTCGTTGTCGTGAAATGGGACTAGAAGATCCTCGTCAACTTCTAATGCTAGAAGACTTAGTATCTGGTGATGATGCAATCTTCTCAGCAACTGGCGTATCTGCTGGTGAGTTATTAGACGGTGTGAAATTCCTTGGCGGAGATTTAGCTGAAACATATTCTATCGTTATGCGCTACAAAACAAGAACAGTACGATTCATTAAAACGCATCACCATTTAGATCATAAACCACACTTAAACTTAGATATTTAATAAAGGAGCCATGTGTATGGAAGAACGTTTCTTTCTGTACGACGATACAGTCGCTACAAGAACTCGTTTCGTTAGCTTTATGGGAGAAAATGAGCGTCATGATTTAGCGCTTTTATACTCCGATCGTCATTACGGTAAAACAATTGTCCTTGATATGCAGCGCAATAAATTTGCAATCATCGGTCCTGACGATTTAAACGAACCAGGCTACTTAGAGCATGCATTTTCTATGACTGAAGAAATTGCAGAAGAACTACGCTCATTTTTATTTGAACTTATATAATTTATCGTATGCACCAGCTATTTTAGCTGGTGTTTTTTCATCGAAATGATTTTGAATTTTCAATCTTTTATGTTATAATTAAGAATAAATCTATTTGGATAGAAAGGACGTTATCTACGTATGCCAACAACTACTTTGTAATGGACCAGCAATTGGATAGCATTACTCTCAAAAAAGCACTGTGCTTTTTCAAGGGAGTAGTCTGCCCATTCCCATTACAAAGGAACGTATTGCATCTGTAGTATGATGTTTACGGAGGTTCCTCTTTGGGGACCTCCTTTTATTTTAGTCTTTTTCTCATGCCTTCATACTACAAGACATCCAAATAGCTGTATTACGTTCCTTTACCACTACTATAAGAGGTGAAGGAAAATGCAGAAAGTACAACTTTCTTGGAGTTTATATGAAAACGAGCAAAACACAATCGAAAAATATTGTAAAAATTGCAGACGTACTACCCTATTTACCGACACAAATATTCGTAGGCATAACGCCAACGGAAAAAATATATACCGCTTTGCCATTTATAAATGTCCGAAAGACCATACGTGGAATCAAAAACTTCGTATTTATAAAGCATTTACTGATCACGTTGAAACAGTCGATATGACGCAGCAGGATCAGCCAGAAACAACTACTACCATTTCCATTACGCAACATCAAGAAAGCGGCATAACCGAAATCACGATCGTATTAGATATCGTTTTCGGTTCCCACCGCATCGATAAAGCCTTATCCACATA
This genomic interval carries:
- the yutH gene encoding spore coat putative kinase YutH translates to MIHHIYEHYHMHVKELIPLGPYKSFWIRNKIYVLVPIGEMEEEVLVEMKKLSDYMNQQGDLTVATFVPTIHGYYVSEIEEQNYCLLKGMRALERHATSLGSELSIFHKRGAFFPEEIEQLSRIGEWKALWEKRLDQLEKFWQSQVMNHPTDVFDQLFIESFPYYLGVAENAIQYVVDTEMDDTPQLTDAATICQERFTPLLWHQTKRLKLPFDWVYDHPTRDMAELIRYMMIEKKKDWEKTIVQFVTDYERNYSLSSFGWRLLFARLLFPLHYFETVERYYQTGNEEQKSIYRDRLEAILHDVNRSEQFMKHFYGSLRLPVDKLGIRKLDWLS
- a CDS encoding phosphatidylglycerophosphatase A, coding for MKESNQLQERALQLLQERGVTIDDIAELVHFLQKKYHPNLEMSECRYNVERVLSKREVQNALITGIELDVLAEKGMLSEPLQDIVKRDEGLYGIDEVIALSIVNVYGSIGFTNFGYIDKLKPGILEYLNDKSTGKVHTFLDDIVGGIAAAASSRLAHRAEHSE
- a CDS encoding GNAT family N-acetyltransferase; protein product: MDIHKLTVAEANEINTWTYEEPYNLYSFSGEEEVIEELLDGTYYGCCDDKGEFIGYFCFGENAQVPGGRDAHLYGEEDVIDIGLGMKPVLTGKGLGKMFFQAGIAFAVKEYKPKTFRLSVATFNRRAIKLYKKIGFQQGPIFLSRGREFMLMKYERPSV
- a CDS encoding FtsX-like permease family protein; the protein is MRWVIKYAVKSMKQNWLRNMLIALGAALGVMLATMLLLGNQSVEQSVKEQVVSRYGDYNLQFGYIKNDMYLNNESLKGIDGLENAEKISKVLIPYPFPNYKELSGKPSYWGVEQDSPEMHSYKILEGRYPKEGAEVALTKGYTDRENIRVGDTIKLPFPQHGEKTVKVVGILNPPLMAAMGHGAYFPIQWLQKELNLPNQFNLIQVKVQDVNVKKAIAFDVHKKIENIKVDQRTYVDKAFERLNVMKPLIFSLGGIALFVVALLIMGSFFLSVRSRFKQWALLRALGSNPNQIIVVVLLEALCIGAIGSLAGVILGAGTQTIAASFINKWVNIEGAGKASFSISGEILLITFLLGIVMSIIGAIIPAFMVRKIPPVQALRPGLPSDEKKEKRWSAFSLSILIIGTIIGLTGSVLEQYIGFNPSAIGALLFAIGLLLAIPLFIRMIAPVIAKPFQMILRIETTISSRNVIRYRNKAAVSVAILAFGFMLALVGTMYVNSMYEGMKKGLQKHLPADLVVRIPVESQGIETLPFSWMEKVRKIDGVESSVGNATDFTAKLVNYDFKKANQEWYEFMKKNNLNYDSMEVVGNDIVAYQKVTKAKVIAGQTLNKPLQDGEGVITKEVAKNLGLQLHDTVDVQGKGKEKQTIKVVSIIEQGLRLRSLDIFVNEQWARDKFHVQGYEAIQIMTNSNQSFEAIKKQVKEITNNKENVEVINSYDLLKEQEQLLSQMMMLIRLLVVIVFIISGIGLMNAIVASLHERRAEISMIRAVGAIPKQMRRIVLLEGTLLGAIAGCIGIFGGILFSYIVLSSLELTVIIIPYNQVFILALASVILGAGAALIASLQLRKFKLSDTLKELSA
- a CDS encoding ABC transporter ATP-binding protein, with translation MNIIEIERLEKSFDIGDSKVKILKGINLQIQKGDFVCIMGASGSGKTTLLQLLGGLDIPSVGSIRVDGTEISTLKEKELALFRRHKIGFIFQQFNLIPVFSAEENVGLPLLLDNVSQKKATVTATRLLELVGLKGKEKHLPAQLSGGQQQRVAIARAFANEPAIMLADEPTGALDSENSKNIIAALRNACDELGQTAVVVTHDPFVAAHADKVVFLLDGEVIHEHAESKGWKFRNIPQQVTHIQEIMNCHFKVGGKGDAMGN
- a CDS encoding NAD(P)H-dependent oxidoreductase gives rise to the protein MKHVIVYAHPNTESFNHSILETVKSELEEKGHEVRVRDLYKLNFNPVLGASDFISFSQGNTPEDIKEEQEHISWADSITFIYPVWWAGLPAILKGYVDRVFSHGFAYAYGENGIEKLLSGKQGLLLSTMGNTKEAYTAGGMFDAMKKTADVGIFEFTGIETIEHTFYTSVPSVDDSVRKQYLEEVKDVVNRAF
- a CDS encoding TIGR01457 family HAD-type hydrolase; the encoded protein is MYKGYLIDLDGTMYRGEEQIEEASDFVKALGERGIPYLFVTNNSTRKPEQVAEKLVRFDIPAKAEQVFTTSMATANFIYERKQDATVYMIGEEGLHDALVEKGFELVDENPDFVVVGLDRDITYEKLAKACLAVRNGATFISTNGDIAIPTERGLLPGNGSLTSVVAVSTGVDPIFIGKPESIIMEQALKVLGIEKNEALMVGDNYDTDILAGINAGMHTLLVHTGVTTVEKLTEYEVQPTQVVHNLTEWIEKM
- a CDS encoding helix-turn-helix transcriptional regulator, with the translated sequence MGEARTTKDEIVQLLKVKGEHTVAELAEVLEITEMAIRRHLSNLEKDGFIYSKMVRQHVGRPTYLYGLSEKGEDTFPKEYKQFAIDMLEDLARMGDEKILRYVLKERTKRMEEQLQKRVSNQKNLAYKVQEIAAMQEKNGYMVQIKRDGENSFVIEKQNCPLKEIAERFPQVCEDEKEMYNRLFANADVKTLANMCEGDCSCSYQIKEKK
- a CDS encoding DUF86 domain-containing protein, with protein sequence MYFVDRKKIEQMLVCLERATSTFQEKKIYETEFEFYALERIAHLIIDCVLDVGNAMIDGFIMRDPGSYEDIIDILMDERVISAEDGQGMKEIILLRKMLTQDYIQMNHDELYKTIQKHIAVVEKYPANIRSYLEKELGPVSAFVPE
- the glpX gene encoding class II fructose-bisphosphatase: MERELALEIVRVTEAAALASAQWMGRGKKNEADDAATTAMRDMFDSVNMAGTVVIGEGELDEAPMLYIGEELGTGNGPEVDIAVDPLEGTNIVAKGLANAMAVIAIADKGNLLHAPDMYMEKIAVGPKAAGKISLDDPIEKTIEIVAEANNKKIRDLTVIVQERERHQDIIDRVRAKGARVKLFGDGDVGASIATALPGTGIDLFVGIGGAPEGVISAAALKCLEGEMQARLVPMNEEEEARCREMGLEDPRQLLMLEDLVSGDDAIFSATGVSAGELLDGVKFLGGDLAETYSIVMRYKTRTVRFIKTHHHLDHKPHLNLDI
- a CDS encoding DUF3055 domain-containing protein, which codes for MEERFFLYDDTVATRTRFVSFMGENERHDLALLYSDRHYGKTIVLDMQRNKFAIIGPDDLNEPGYLEHAFSMTEEIAEELRSFLFELI